In Helicobacter pylori Shi112, the genomic window AGCGGGGCAGATTGCGTTTCCATAGGCGAGATATATAGGGCTTTAAAAGCTGGGATCAAACCTTATAGGATTGTGTTTAGTGGGGTGGGTAAGAGCGAATTTGAAATAGAGCAAGCCCTAAAACTCAACATTTTATTTTTGAATGTAGAAAGTTTTATGGAATTGCAAACGATTGAAAAAATCGCCCAATCTTTAGGGATAAAGGCTAGGATCTCTATTAGGATCAACCCTAACATTGACGCTAAAACGCACCCCTATATTTCTACCGGTTTGAAAGAAAACAAGTTTGGCGTGGGAGAAAAAGAAGCTTTAGAAATGTTTCTTTGGGCTAAAAAAAGCGCGTTTTTAGAGCCTATTAGCGTGCATTTTCATATCGGCTCACAGCTTTTAGATTTAGAGCCGATTGTAGAAGCGAGCCAAAAGGTGGCTAAAATCGCTAAATCTTTGATAGCGCTAGGGATAGATTTGCGTTTTTTTGATGTGGGCGGAGGGATTGGCGTGAGCTATGAAAATGAAGAGACTATCAAGCTTTATGATTACGCGCAAAGGATTTTAAACGCGCTTCAAGGCTTGGATTTGACGATCATTTGTGAGCCGGGTCGATCCATCGTGGCTGAGAGTGGGGAATTGATCACGCAGGTTTTGTATGAAAAAAAGGCTCAAAACAAGCGCTTTGTGATTGTGGATGCAGGCATGAATGATTTTTTACGCCCCAGTTTGTATCATGCTAAGCATGCCATAAGGGTTATAACGCCCTCTAAGGGGCGTAAGATCTCGCCTTGCGATGTGGTAGGGCCTGTGTGTGAGAGCAGCGACACTTTTTTAAAAGGTGTGAATTTGCCAGAATTAGAGCCAGGCGATAAATTGGTCATAGAAAAGGTTGGGGCTTATGGCTCTAGCATGGCCAGCCAATACAATTCGCGCCCCAAACTCTTAGAATTAGCCCTAGAAGATCACCAAATCAGGGTGATAAGAAAAAGAGAGGCTTTAGAGGATTTATGGCGCTTAGAAGAAGAAGGCTTAAAAGGGGTTTGACCAGATGCAAAAGAATTTGGATAGTCTTTTAGAAAATTTAAGGGCTGAAATTGATGTGTTGGATAATGAATTAAGCGATCTTTTAGACAAACGCTTAGAAATCGCTTTAAAAATCGCTCTCATCAAACAAGAAAACCCCATTTATTGCCCTAAAAGAGAGCAAGAAATTTTAAAACGACTCAGCCAAAGGGATTTCAAGCATTTGAATGGAGAAATTCTTACGGGTTTTTATGCAGAGATTTTTAAGATTTCTAGAAAATTTCAAGAAAACGCCCTAAAAGAGCTAAAAAAATAAAAGAGAGTTGCCATGTTTGAAAAAATCACCCTAGCGCATAAGGACTTGTTTTCAAGGTTTTTAAACGCTCAAAAAATCGTTTTATCGGATGTGAGT contains:
- the lysA gene encoding diaminopimelate decarboxylase produces the protein MFNYEELFQTHKTPFYLYDFDKIKQAFLNYKEAFKGRKSLICYALKANSNLSILSLLAHLESGADCVSIGEIYRALKAGIKPYRIVFSGVGKSEFEIEQALKLNILFLNVESFMELQTIEKIAQSLGIKARISIRINPNIDAKTHPYISTGLKENKFGVGEKEALEMFLWAKKSAFLEPISVHFHIGSQLLDLEPIVEASQKVAKIAKSLIALGIDLRFFDVGGGIGVSYENEETIKLYDYAQRILNALQGLDLTIICEPGRSIVAESGELITQVLYEKKAQNKRFVIVDAGMNDFLRPSLYHAKHAIRVITPSKGRKISPCDVVGPVCESSDTFLKGVNLPELEPGDKLVIEKVGAYGSSMASQYNSRPKLLELALEDHQIRVIRKREALEDLWRLEEEGLKGV
- a CDS encoding chorismate mutase, whose amino-acid sequence is MQKNLDSLLENLRAEIDVLDNELSDLLDKRLEIALKIALIKQENPIYCPKREQEILKRLSQRDFKHLNGEILTGFYAEIFKISRKFQENALKELKK